AGACAGTGTTAGCTTGTGGAGCTGAAGCCTGCCAGGCTCAGGGGTACTCTCAACCTGGTCCTTCCACGTCCCCTGGACCTGGGGCTCAGCTGTCTCACTGCTGAGGGTGAGGATGAGCTCTGAGTGGTTGAACCTCCActcaaggtcaaaggtcagggggTCAGAGTGAGACTTAGGGAGGCTGCAGAAGATTGACACACTGCTGCTAGGAGAACCTTCAACTGGATCTGCAATAAGACATAAACAATCTGTCAGGACAGTCTGCTTGAAGCAGAGAATGGAACGAGGAGATGGGAGGACTTGGTGATTCAGAGATGAACTGACAGTACCTTGCTTCCTCAGAGTGGCTGTTCTGTTCCGAGTGTTGGATGACACAGAGCAGACATAGTCAACATCTGAGTTATTTCCCATGATCCTTAGAGAGCTGTGGATGTTGTACAGTCCTAGGGTGTCTGTCTCAGAACTGAGGGGGGGTTGGCCGACcagggtggggctggtggaCCAGGTGAGTTTAGGGAGGGGGTAGATGGCTCTGGAACTGCAGGTCAACACGTCATCTGACAGCTTTATGTCTACAGAACGTACTGGAGCTGTACAAGGAAGGTtgaatagcacacacacacacacacacacacacacacacacacacacacacacacacacacacacacacacacacacaggctttagAAAGGAGCGGTAGGTGTGAAAAGACAGCGTCACTAGGGCGACATTCTAGGTCAATTTGTGTTTAGCTGTTGTACCTTCTACGGTCAGTTTGATGAAGTGCTCGAGTGTTCCTTTGGTAATGCTGGTGTAGCACTTGTAGCGTCCCTGGTCCTGAACCTTTACCTCTGTCAGCTGGAGGGAAGCGTTGCCATGAGACAACTGCTCATCAAACAGGGACGTTCTGTTTTTAAACCACGGGTCTTGGAGGTTGAGCTGGTTGCTATCGCTGTAGTATGAGTGAGCAGTTTGAGTTGGATCTCCACCTGGACCGAACATCCAGTGGAGAACCAAGTCCTCGCCTGCTTGGAAGGAGCAGGGAAGAACACAGGTCTCGGAGAACTCACACACCACAGGGACGTCTGAAACACATTTACAGGAAATACACCAGTCTTTcaacatactgtgtgtgtgtctggtattTATGCATTTACAACTTGTGCTTTTCTTATTGTCAAGCTACTTAGAATGTGGAATGACGCTTTTCAGGTTGTCAGGTTTCGGTTCTTCCAAGTTTGAAAGTAATACTAAAGACTTATAAAAAAACGTTTCCAGAATAAAGACCTAATATTCAAAGGGAGCATTGGAATATTCATTATTTCATGACTTTGCCTCGGTTAGCACAGTAAAATGGACCTTGTACTTCTAAACTGATTAGATATTAACCTAAAAGTAACCTTCAGAAGTCCACGTTAACTCTAGAAATTCCCTTCTCGTTTAGTTTCACTTTGACAACTGATTCTTTACataattctttatatttttacattaTTTACAAGTTTACGTTTCCGTACATCAAATTATTGAccattaaaaatatatatatttaaaataaaactaATTTCTACAAAATTGAAGTTACTCAGCTTTAGAGTACTTTGTGATAGTAGGCTTTTTTTTGATGATGCTTAACAGATCTGAAAAAATATTGACAGTTGAAAGACTAACCTGCTCCCTTGACCGTCTGGCTTATTATCACCATGGACACCATACTGTAGATCACGACCACCATGATCGATGCCATATTCCAAGCCATTGTAGTCTTCATTTACGATGTCACTCCTTGTTATGCACTCTCACAAAGTTGCACCCATACACTGTAATCTGAACAAACCAGATAGGTTGGTAACAAGTATGTTCGGCATGTCGATTGACAGCAAATGACTCAAGATATGGGCAGAGGTTTTCTGATAGAAACCACTCGATTGATTTTCCAGTGGTGTTAAAAGTCCTTCTGATTAATCTGTCTCATTGCAGTTTTCTAGTGACGGCAAGATATTTAACTGGAAGAACCCAAGTTGTACAGGTAACCTATTACATGGTCAAACTACTTATGTTGTTAAACATTAATTAACTTTATTGGAATGAGTTTCAGTTTCCATTGGTGTCAGAGCATGATGGCAGGAGGACCCAAACacagggagaggcaggctggATACCAAAAACctaaacatttattttacaaatCTGGGAACAAGCAGCTACTCACATGAAACTCGACAACAAAGACACAAAGATTGTCATGGGGAGCAGAGATATTCAGGGCAGTGTaatcacacatgcacaacagCTGGGCGATTGGAACGAGACAGAGGTGAGGTGGTGCAgggagccaggagagagagacaagaccaGGACTGGACACACCCAGGAAGATGGACAGAAAACACCAGGGCAGGTTAACTCTGTTAACTCCGGGGAACAGGATTTTAGTTTCAGGATTAAGTGCTGTGTATGCTGCTTAGAGGACCACaagtaaatgtaaacataaagATATGGGAAAGTTACTTTCACACCAGCTCCTCACTCAAGCTTGCAATGCACAGGGTTTAGCTATCTGTCGTCGAGACACACAAGTCagggacagaacagctgatgtATCTGTAGTCATGGTCTGATACAGAATGTATCGGTCAGACATTACTCAAGGACAAACTGTAACTCACCTCTGGTCATTTCCCAAACTCTCCACGTAAAAAATGTAATCCACCACAGAAACTCCGGCAGTCGTCGGAGCAAAAACTCACAACATTAGAGCTCAAGGTCTATTTTTATTGGTGAATCATGTGGCTGTCATGAGGCAAGATTAGGCACAGAGGGCCTCCCATGatttcacaaacacataccaGAGGTTTTATCCACCAATAACACAACTTTATTAGGAATCTTCATGGGTCTGCCCCATCGTGTATTTAATATTTGCCCAGACAGGTCAGAGTTAGCTGTGTCTGTTGCTTTCGTCTGCTGTCAAGACACTGTCCTCGCCTGGTTCAGCATTGACTGGGTCTCCTGTTAAATCAGGGGGGGAGAAGACAAGGTTATTGTCATGATACGAGAAGAATGCCAACAAGTTCAATCAACAAGTTCCAACAATTGTAAACATGACAGCCTGTCATGTTTACGATGCCAACAAGTTCAATCTGCTATTTTCTCACACTCCACTTTCACACACTCCTCTTGCTCCCTCCAGTGTTCGTTGTGAGTACTTGACGTTATCAAATCACATCTTAAGACCCACTTATACTTCAAACCCAGCATGTGATACTGTGTAAGGCAAGCACAGCAATGTCATCCTATCATGTATATATCTGCATCTATGTCCATGTGATAAATGTTCATTATTTTAGTGTGTGGTTTTGCCTGGTTGGCTGCTAACCAGTTGTTTTTGAATGTGCTTGAGGAATACATGTCTTGACTTGGTCGTGGTGACGTGAGCCTGTGTTTACCTCTGACAGGATGCATCTCAGAGGCCTCCTCCACCATCTTGCTGGGTTTAGGCTGGTCACCTGGCCAGGGGGGCAGAGCTGTCAGTGGATGAAGTGAAAGATAAAacgcccccctgctgcccctctctGAACCTTACAGTCTTACCTTTGATCTTCAGATATCCCAGAATGCCCACAAGAGCAAGGGCCAGCAATGCGATCACCAGACCTACGATCCACCAATTGGATTCCCCAGCCAGATACTTTGTCTCTCCTGCACGAAGTAGTACACAGTAGTACACAGTAGTACACAGTAGTACACAGTAGTACACAGTAGTACACAGTAGTACACAGTTGTACACAGTAGTACACAGTAGTACACAGTAGTACACAGTAGTACCCAGAAAAACATTCAAACAAGCCACAATCCCACCGCACTCTTGATAAAACACGACCTTCCCAGATTTCGCATGAATCACTTTTCTCCTCATAAAGATCCTTGGAAGTCATTCACACCCTATCTTATACCATGACTCACATCCTGTCGCGAAGTGCTGTTTCTTCTATAATCGAACACAAATTTCCTGGTGAGTAACAGCATTCCGTTCTCCCACAGTGCTTTCCTTGAATGTGTGCATCCTCACCTGAGTCAGAAGTCATGGTGACACGCGTGACAATGGTGTGCGTGGTCCTGAGAGACGCGTAAACACACGTGTAAACGCCACTGTGCTCCAGGCGGTCCGGTTCCAGCAACCACAGAGAGCCGTCGCCGGACGCCACCTTGGCCGGGTCCAACACCACACGTTCCTTCCACAGTGTTGAAACTGAGCTTTGCTGTGCTTTGCTGTTGTATGTGAGGATGATGGCCGGCTTGTTGTGATTGGTGAAGctccaggagagggaggggttagggAAGTGAGGAGGGGCGTGGCAGGGGATGGTGAGATTCCTTCTCTCCGTCCAGTTGATCGCTGAtctcaggaagagagagggagtgaggagatAAACAGAATGAACTGATTGAAACGATGCgccgtgtgtttgagtgtgtgtttgagtgcgtaagtcgctttggataaaagctaaatgaatacatgtaaatgtggatgtgtgtacgtgcatgtgtgggggtgtgaacatgtatgtgtgtgtgtatgtgtgtttgtacatgtctgtgtgtgtgtgtctgtgtggaccgTACCTCTCTCTGTGAGCGAGGCCGTCCACACTTGTGTCCCGTAGGAGGAGTTGACCTGACAGATGTAGgtgagctgtgattggtccttCAGCTTCCTGAGCCGGCTCTCCACGTTGTACTGCCCCCGTTCGTCAGCCAGCATACGTGTGTTTGGTCGCAGGCCCCCAGCGGTGGGGGGGTCCGTTGCCCAGGCGATTTGAGGGGCAGGGTAGACATCACGAGTGGCACACTTCAAGTCCTCGTAGCCATCGAGTCTGGACAGCTCCAACGATAGGGACAGGGACCTGACaggtgctacacacacacacacacacacacacgcacacacacatagagccaTAAGACTATACATAGCCTTCCTCCCCCTGTTGACAGGGTCCCAGCTTGCATGGACGAGGTCCCAGTCCAAC
This genomic stretch from Hypomesus transpacificus isolate Combined female chromosome 8, fHypTra1, whole genome shotgun sequence harbors:
- the LOC124470539 gene encoding CD276 antigen-like; this encodes MAAMRTWAFLLLWFRMSTQEKKTDVHVTCVFSEDCVLPCSFQPSSDQVIRWLRQEVVIYTLRLRDGEDGEDDEDDKDDRSEHEQYDGRASLFPNLVSHGNASLRLTHCGPRDRGRYRCQVNSTAGLHEAQVIVRVEAPVRSLSLSLELSRLDGYEDLKCATRDVYPAPQIAWATDPPTAGGLRPNTRMLADERGQYNVESRLRKLKDQSQLTYICQVNSSYGTQVWTASLTERAINWTERRNLTIPCHAPPHFPNPSLSWSFTNHNKPAIILTYNSKAQQSSVSTLWKERVVLDPAKVASGDGSLWLLEPDRLEHSGVYTCVYASLRTTHTIVTRVTMTSDSGETKYLAGESNWWIVGLVIALLALALVGILGYLKIKGDQPKPSKMVEEASEMHPVRGDPVNAEPGEDSVLTADESNRHS